Proteins encoded in a region of the Brevefilum fermentans genome:
- a CDS encoding UbiA family prenyltransferase produces the protein MKKSFSALIKLVRFQEYGYFILITSLLGAVTAGGILSDRLLAILLANGLVVGFAHMVNDIEDAAEDVFSLKNSLRNPISSGLILPKTARLTAAIVGLIAVALFALMGRWPWIFGAGNLVLGLIYSHKAIRLKALPLVAFISRGALLAGLPFLSSYFTFSDSLNRIWYWPFLWLISLSLLFDLHSERSGEEKIRFSRWNEISVQHGERFANVLMIGVIIVVASTGVVSMFLINLFPSWVIIIILMLLTLLIVPPYFKYRRDRTGVDLADLLFHGLVHAFAIGLMLQFLLPALVRIIRPGCF, from the coding sequence TTGAAGAAATCATTTTCAGCATTAATCAAACTTGTCCGTTTTCAAGAATATGGTTATTTTATTCTAATCACGTCTCTTTTAGGGGCAGTTACTGCAGGAGGGATATTGTCCGATCGCCTGTTGGCGATTCTGCTGGCAAACGGTCTGGTGGTTGGCTTTGCGCATATGGTCAATGATATTGAAGATGCGGCAGAAGACGTTTTTTCATTAAAAAACAGCTTGCGTAACCCCATCTCGAGCGGCTTGATTTTACCGAAAACTGCCCGATTAACAGCAGCGATCGTGGGGTTGATCGCGGTGGCTTTATTTGCCCTGATGGGTCGATGGCCGTGGATCTTTGGAGCAGGCAACCTAGTGCTGGGTTTGATTTACTCACATAAAGCCATCCGGTTGAAAGCGCTGCCTTTGGTAGCATTCATCTCGCGCGGCGCATTGCTGGCAGGATTGCCATTTTTATCGAGTTATTTCACTTTTTCTGACTCGCTCAATCGCATCTGGTACTGGCCATTTCTGTGGTTGATTTCGCTCAGTCTTTTATTTGATCTTCACAGTGAACGCAGTGGAGAAGAGAAGATACGATTCTCACGCTGGAATGAGATCTCTGTGCAGCATGGAGAACGCTTTGCCAATGTGTTGATGATCGGTGTGATCATCGTGGTTGCAAGCACTGGCGTGGTTTCGATGTTTTTGATTAACCTGTTTCCGTCCTGGGTCATTATCATCATTTTAATGCTGTTAACGCTGTTGATTGTGCCGCCCTATTTCAAGTATCGGCGCGACAGAACCGGTGTTGACCTGGCGGATTTGTTGTTCCATGGGTTGGTCCATGCGTTTGCAATTGGATTGATGCTGCAATTCCTTCTCCCTGCGCTGGTTCGAATCATTCGTCCAGGGTGTTTTTAA
- a CDS encoding CinA family protein, producing MDQKFLSLSKRVARSLLDREYTLSTAESCTGGMLSQTITAISGSSTYFIGGVVAYHNRIKEHFLDVQGFTLETYGAVSLQTAQEMADGVRKRFQTEVGLSTTGIAGPTGATETKPVGLVCLGISLPEKTWTYKCNFRGDRLEVMQASVVEILERLLELLELPD from the coding sequence ATGGATCAAAAATTTTTATCACTCTCAAAGCGGGTTGCCCGGAGTTTGCTTGATCGAGAGTACACGCTCAGCACAGCTGAATCCTGTACGGGCGGGATGCTCAGCCAAACCATCACAGCGATTTCAGGCTCTTCAACCTATTTCATCGGCGGTGTAGTGGCTTACCACAATCGGATCAAAGAACACTTCCTGGATGTGCAGGGCTTCACTCTTGAAACCTATGGGGCAGTAAGCCTGCAAACGGCTCAAGAAATGGCTGATGGTGTGCGGAAACGGTTCCAGACCGAGGTCGGCTTATCGACGACGGGGATCGCTGGGCCTACCGGCGCGACGGAAACCAAGCCGGTGGGTTTGGTGTGTTTGGGCATCAGCCTTCCTGAGAAAACCTGGACGTACAAGTGTAATTTTCGTGGTGATCGGCTCGAGGTGATGCAAGCGAGTGTGGTTGAGATCCTGGAGCGCTTGTTAGAATTGTTAGAACTGCCCGATTGA
- a CDS encoding hemolysin family protein, whose product MPIYVNILIILILFGFNAFFAMYEIAMVASKKIRLQQRADEGAKGASVALKMLQDPDQHYLSTVQILITLIDTLAGGIGGANLSIPLAEQVAKIPWLTNYAGILSLVFVVVVIAYFSIVLGELIPKRMAVSKPENIVVALSPFIFRLTKLFRPLTLFLAASTNLGLKLFQINTDKDPSITTDEIKGYIEEGRQFGLIQDAEQEMFSSILRLGDRRVEALMTPRLELTWIDINAPIEEIWQQILTSPHSRIPVADGDLDQTIGYIKVRDLLGHRPDDPDFNIRDFIKDPVYLPGNMAALKALDAIQNSGVHLAIILDEYGGISGMTTEYDILEAIVGEIPEDSMDTDVMVYQREDGSWLFDGLLVIDELKEILHFSVMPGEERSAYQTLSGFVMSQLGYIPKTGAKFTYEGYCFEVVDMDGRRVDRVLVTPLPDESAQQDQPIN is encoded by the coding sequence TCCAAAAAGATACGACTGCAACAACGGGCTGATGAGGGAGCGAAAGGTGCGTCTGTAGCACTCAAGATGTTACAAGATCCCGATCAGCATTATCTTTCGACGGTTCAAATTTTGATCACGCTAATTGATACATTGGCGGGCGGTATTGGTGGTGCAAACTTATCCATACCTTTAGCGGAACAAGTCGCCAAAATTCCATGGTTGACGAATTATGCCGGAATTCTATCCCTGGTATTTGTCGTAGTTGTTATTGCCTACTTCTCGATTGTTTTAGGTGAATTGATCCCCAAACGAATGGCAGTCAGTAAACCGGAAAATATCGTTGTCGCTTTATCGCCATTCATTTTCCGATTAACAAAATTATTCCGCCCGCTAACCCTGTTCTTAGCTGCATCGACCAACCTGGGACTCAAACTTTTTCAGATCAACACCGACAAAGACCCTTCAATTACAACTGATGAAATCAAAGGCTACATCGAAGAAGGTCGTCAATTTGGCTTAATTCAGGACGCTGAACAGGAAATGTTCTCGAGTATCTTGCGGTTGGGTGATCGTCGGGTGGAAGCCCTGATGACACCGCGCCTGGAACTCACCTGGATAGACATCAATGCGCCCATCGAGGAGATTTGGCAGCAAATATTGACCTCACCCCATTCCCGCATTCCTGTTGCCGATGGCGACCTTGACCAAACAATAGGCTATATCAAAGTCCGCGATCTATTGGGACATCGCCCAGATGATCCTGATTTTAATATCAGGGATTTCATTAAAGACCCGGTTTACCTGCCAGGGAATATGGCTGCGCTCAAAGCCCTGGACGCCATCCAGAATAGCGGCGTTCACCTGGCGATAATCCTCGATGAATATGGCGGAATTTCAGGCATGACCACCGAATACGACATCCTCGAAGCCATTGTAGGTGAAATCCCTGAAGATAGCATGGATACCGATGTCATGGTTTACCAGCGCGAGGATGGGTCGTGGCTGTTTGACGGTCTTCTCGTGATTGACGAGCTCAAGGAGATCCTCCATTTTTCAGTCATGCCCGGCGAAGAACGCTCGGCTTACCAAACCTTGAGCGGGTTTGTAATGAGCCAGTTGGGGTATATCCCAAAAACAGGTGCAAAATTCACCTATGAAGGGTATTGCTTCGAGGTTGTTGATATGGACGGTCGCCGGGTGGATCGCGTTTTGGTCACCCCGTTACCGGATGAAAGTGCTCAACAAGACCAACCGATAAACTGA